In Dermacentor silvarum isolate Dsil-2018 chromosome 10, BIME_Dsil_1.4, whole genome shotgun sequence, the genomic stretch actttttccacgtcgcagggGGCTCTCAAGATACAGCACCCGCGCGGCTGCTGCTGGAGTAGCCCCCCCGccccctttctcgcctcccccttACGTGCCCTCGAGCGTgacagaagaagcgcgcttcctttctccctcgcgcgcgtgagattgagccgctatCTTTGGCTGACCATCGCAGGCTTTCACtccacctcacggcgacgtcccCGAACACGTTCACTACCACGTCCGCCTcagaaatcccggccgcggcggccgcatttcgatggaggcgaaatgcaaaaacgcccgagtgcttgcgttgtagtgcaggttaaagaaccgcaggtggtcaaaattaatccggagccctccactactgcgtgcctcataatcaaaactggttttgggcACGTGCAACCCCGGAAAGAAGAAgacacggcagaaatgcgcttggagtgtctatatatttgctgtcgcattaaaaaaatgcaaaaaggTGCAGCCGACTTGTCCCACCTTGCGGAAATACAGCCCTATTTCCGGTGAGGCTGTTTCTTTTGAGCAGTTCCCTAAAAAAAATCGGTTTACTCCCATTAAATCGCACACTAGAAAACGTAGCCCAATTATAAGTCCCCCGTTTGCAGCCTGGCCTCCATAGAATACTTCAGAATGCTCGATCGGTTATTAATATTTAGGAAAGTTGGTacgttagtagtagtagtagtagtagtagtagtagtagtagtagtagtaaaactttattataatcagaaaccggacaggctcctaccccagtccacagagggggtagggagttaaagacgaagtttgtccagcagggtggtgcccctattccaaggccccactagcgcgggccatccgctcagctcgttggatcagtcgtagctgatcttccagggccgggctagacagcagcgcctcccattcgttccacgtgccgttGGTACTTTACCGACACACTTTTAACTTACATCGTCATCAGTGATAATGGTCCACCCATTTTCACAGAGCTGGATCCACGGTGGCGGTTATAGTTCTACTACAACTCTGGGGTAAATTCTGCGCCATAAGTGAACCACATAATTTCAACTTTGCCTACAAATCAGCCGTGACCTCACCTCTGTTTCAACTAAACATCAACAAGGCGACTATTTTAGTAAGGTAGAAATATGGGCGACTAGGAAAGGATGCATACTTAATAATCAGCGCGAAAACAACTGAAGACACAGAGGTAGAAGGATACAGGATGAGCGCTGTCTAACAACTGAAATTTATTGAACAATACGCTTGAAAAAGAAAACCAACAACCTGCGTGCGCATCAATTCGAAGTCACGTGGAAATAGTTATTAAGCAAGTGCGTTTGGCAATCTAACAAAACGACAGATGGCTCGGATACGAAATCACCGTGCAATCTTTTTATATGGAAGGCTTCACGAGCCCTTGTGTCTTTGTGCTTGACGATGATATCAGTTCTTTTGAAGTAAAGACTGTAACCACAAGATCTACATTCTTTCAAAAACACGTTTTGTTGACCGGAAGGAAAATAGCCCAACTTCACGTTCTCGTGCAGTCATCACATACGGTGCGCGCAGAGCCCCAGCGGTAAACGTGGCGAAGttaatgaaaaggaaaaaaaaaaagctgcgctaCAGAAAGGACAAAGCGTGCGAGATGACAAATCACGCTGAGTTTATGTGACCTTCTTTTCATCTCTTCGGTAAAGTTGCTGTTTTTCGTCTTGTCCACACGTGTTGTGTTATGCTAGCGTATTCGTTCAAAGGAGCTTTTTGTGGAGGTCTTCATCTTATCTGGAGGCATCTGGATTGTCTCTTGGCATTGCTGAAACCACCCCAAAAGCTTTATTCGGAATGAATCACGCGAGACGAGATCCGAAGCGAGTTGATGTAGATACATTATGGCGGTTGCAGCTAGGGTGCTCGGCAAAATATTTGCATGACCCATACTCCTGTCCATCATTTTCCGTATAGCGGTATCTGATATTTAATATATCAACAGAAAGACTTGATTTACTGTAGACGGAACCATTATAACGATAACTTCAATCACATTGCAAGTATCTTTAAAGTGCTCTTCTCATATTCTTGGCCAGTAACATATAACCCAGTGCTACAGCGGAGATTTTCAGATATTAGCGGTGTAAAAACCTGCATCGGTGACGGGAACAATTTCCTGTCACTTGGAATTGGTAAATGAGAAAAAAAGCATATTGAAAATCCGTGTCTTTTCTTAACGTTGCCCTGGTGACGGCAACTCACTCGATTGTTTCCATTAGACATATTGCCTTAATATTAGCAAACAACAATGTATATCATTCAAACGTGCCCTGGCATAGTGAAATGAGCAGTTAAGAGGCAGCGAACGGAGTAATGCCATTCAACACGTGTAAGAGGCTGTAGAGAATTTGCAAATACTCTTCGTGTCACTTTTGCTTTAGGCCGCACTTGTGAGGTCACATAGCCGGATGGTGATCGAACACCCAGCGTCCATTACCTGAATGAACTTTTGCCTCCCTGTCTACAGTGCTATTTTGACTGTATGTGTTCGAATCTTCCGGACGCGTTTTACGCAACCAGAGTGAACAGCTGTTGCATGAATGCATGCAATTGCATAGATACTGTGCAACAGCATTCAACTCATCACTAACTAAAATGgcagcatttttttgtttaaaGGACGCGTCATTTTCTTCATTTCAAGAatatacttttctttttcaagGATATGTCCCTAGGTGTCCTCGTCTCAACCTTATAGGCTTACTCCGTCGGATATTGCTGAAAGCTCCCGTAAGTGGCAATGCAAATAGTATATCGTAGCAGGCCTACAACTCTGCCGTGCCTTTCCAGCGTTCGAGCGCCTCGGAAATAAACAGCCTTAGAATCAGCATTGCAAATAGTATCCGCTTACAGTTCGACATCCGAGCTACTGCGACAAAGTGTGCACTATACGCGTATTGTGTCTCGTTGTGGACCCACGTGCAAAGGTTCTTTTACCCCTTTTACTTCATGCTaaattgtttctttgtttttaagGCCTCCGTAAGACAAAAGGAAGGCAGGAAGTAGACTGGAAAATCTAGAATGTCTGACAGCCTACCCGTCGACGCAGAATAATATGAATTGCAATCTACCATCGTCGCAGAAGGACTTTTGCTGGCCGAGATTTGGGATTCGCTGTGTTGTGTGACACGATATCTTCGGGAGTGCTTGAAAAAAACAACGGAACAAACAAAACAAGCTAAACAAGAAAGAACACGGAGAAAAAGTGAGTACGGTAGCATTATTATGTCGTTCAAAATCAAGGCAAATCCATGTCACGTGTCTAAGCCCTTCGCTACAAATATTTTGGATTCTGAGAATGACCTCTACTTCAAGTGCGCAGACGGTGCAGCTATGCGAGAAGCATCTGAGTTAGTTTCTATTATAGTTGTTGCCGTGTCTTCCACAGCCCTACGTCCGAAGGACTGAGTCGGCGGTTATTGCGGAAAGGGCACAGGAACATGCAGTATAACACTTTTACTTGGTGTTTCGTGTAGATTCATTCGGTTCACTTTAGTTTCAGATATTTGTTGCAGAAAGTTATGCTAGATAAAAGATTGTTACCAAAGTTAGTTGAAGGAACTATGGCACTGCTAATGTTCAGCTACCGTGGAAACTACGGTTATTGTAATGGATTGTGTGATCTTGGTGTTGCGGCTTCAAATGTTTTTGTGCCGATATTTACTGATCTTCATCTTTCTAAATTTTCTAACAGTACGCATAGTTTTCTAAACACTATATACAAGGTAACCACGTGTAATCTCATCATTGCAAACTGTTGCCCTCTCATCACAATAGTTTGCTGGAAATGATAGATTTGCAAACttgcaaagccgtttgaagccagaaagacGAAGCTCAGGCCAATCCATGTACTGACAATCGTTCCCTTGCTGGTTTGCAGCTACAGAAGACACAAATGCTCGAGCTGCTCTAATAATATTTAAGGGAACTCTATGCTATATTGTAGCCAAGGAGccacaagaggcatacgtgaatatcttggcaaagatctacaaagattccacagctaccttggttctccacaagaaaagtagaaagtcacctatcaagaaagaggtcaagcaaggagacgcaatctcttcactgctattcactgcatgcttacaagaagtgctcaagctcttagactgacaAGGCTTAGGAGTGGGGATCACCGAGGAATACCTCaacagccttcggtttgcagatgacaatgtgCTATTCAGCTACACTGGAGATGAActgcaacaaatgactgagggccttaaccgagaacgTGGAGGAttagagttgaagattaatatgcacaagacaatgttcaataggccggcaaggaaacaagaattcggaatcgccagtcagcctctagagtctttaaaggagtacggttatctaggtcaattgctcacaggggaccctgatcatgagaagaaaattacagaagaataaaattgggttggagtgcatacggcaggcattgccaaatcctgactgggagcttagcactgttgTTGAAAGAAAAGTtaacaatcattgtattctaccgctgctaacaaacaggggcagaaacttggaggtaccaataagctcgagaacaagttaaggaccacacaaagagcgatggaacgaaacatcaTGTGGATCCACGCGCTGAGGGAATCAATGTAAGTGAACCTTTcagtgctgtttgctttgattgaggataattagcggtgatgttgccagcaaatgtttaatttttaaccgtttagtgcaatacgagagtggtgagtcgACATTAaccgttaccttgcgtgcactactgtttgtctgcgtagtacacagaacacacagcgacACGTGTTGGCTTGAGGGGTTATTGTGTGCCATTGTTCAAAACCTCCGAGAAGGTTACCATTCTGATTGCCTCGTGCACCAATTCAATTTCTTGGTGGAACTGTtaaactttattgaaatatgGGGCTGCACGCGGCCAAAACCACAATCGTATTATGAAAAATGCCGTAGTGCCAGACTCTGGATTAAATTTAACTTCCCCCCCCCCTAGGGTTCAttgacatgcacctaaatctaagtacacgagcgtgttgtagttcgctcccgtcgaaatgcggtTGCTGTGCCCGGCACCGAACCCGGGACCTCGAGCAAACCATAGCCGCAAAGCTGCCGCAGCGGACGCACAAATGTAGATTTGACGTGCGGCCGCTTACGTTGTGTCACCTAGAAGCTACGCTGCTTTAATTTGGCTTTGCGTCTGCATGTCCTGCATCAGTTGTCGGTTTGACCAATTTGCAAGGTGTTtcttttcagaaatagcagaaacgtaccgtacCGTGCCTTGAACTTCAATTTTTCTAGTTTGTCCGCCACCGCTGTCATGTCTGTAATACTATCGTGTTCTTGCCTTCTTACGTTGCCATATCCCTCTCCCGCCCTCCCTCATGTATGCGAGCAGTAGCAAGCGAAGAATGACAAGGTTGTTCATTCGTTTCGGGACTGCGTCGGTCCTACCAATTCTCTGTCTCCTCTCTCTACCTCCTGTCTACCATCTATCTACATCCCCTCTGGACAGTTGCATGTTAGcacaaaggtaagcgctgcagctgCAGGGGGGCGGTCACGGGTAATTGCAGCAGTAAGGAGGCTATGTGGCTATACCCCGGGAGCTCCAAAGGCCATTGTGGCAacgcgatggaaaggtccaaacgagtttcaTGTGTNNNNNNNNNNNNNNNNNNNNNNNNNNNNNNNNNNNNNNNNNNNNNNNNNNNNNNNNNNNNNNNNNNNNNNNNNNNNNNNNNNNNNNNNNNNNNNNNNNNNTCATGATCGAATCGTGAGCTTTGGGCACAGAAAAACTGCAGAATTTAATTTTTCGTTTTAATCGTGAAATCTCATTCTTAGCTAAGAAGCTGCCCGAGTTGGTACACAGGTTTCAAGCTTTTAGGTGACTCACCGATGCAAAGATGACTTCCCATTGTAATGACGTCAATCGCCTTCTAGCATGACGGTTAGTAGTACTTGGCTTAAGCCCAGAATTTCTAGTTCTCAGCACTTTGAAATGGAGCCATGATGGCTGCGGTTTGAAGcaactagcaaaacaacaaaTAAGGGTAAAAGCTTCGTCGCTTGATCAGACATTGTCTGGCTCCACGGTGGCAATGGCAATTTTAACAAGCCTGTTGTGGTGGCTATACATTGCATTGCTTAGCGACCCCGAAAATATCTAGATTCGTTTCTCAACAGACACTTGCCGTTCCCAGCACTTCCCATTTCAATAGATACTTCCATCAAAGTTTCCCATAGTTCGAATGTGCAAGAGTCACCCTAAACCCAATATTTCAAGGAATTCAAGGAGCACATTTATTTTCAAGTAGTTCAAAGGCCCTTAAATCTCTTTATTCAAGTTCGAGGGTTTTTGGGGATTTCAAGGAGGTGTATGAACACTGAATTTTTTAAAAACTATTCTCACACCCCAGCATGGCAAACCAGATGACCACAATCTCTTTGAAAAATGAAAAGATTCATTACTTCCTACTTAAGTAAAGTACGCACAACTTGTCCACCTGGAGTCATCCACGATATAAAGAGGATCAAGTATTAAAGTGCTGGACACTTAGAGGGTacctttagctcggggccaacacTAATTTCCCTGCTAAAGCACAAGTAAAATGCCGAAAATGCTCTCCTTGTAAAGCTGCTGAACTGTTTAAATGAAATTCGTAGCATTTAATAGAGAAAGCTAAATTGTACTGGCTGTTGAAACCAGAATTTAGATTTTGTTTACAGGAATTGAGGAATATTAAAAAATTATACCCAAAATATACAGTTGTGTTACTTTGAACCAATATAGAGGTTACAATTCTGTAAACTTTATCCATTGCCCATCTAATGCGGACAAATGTTATGTCTTACTTAGCAACCCACATGCAACTGTCACATTGTTTATGAAAGCTTTACAAAAGCTTTAACCCCAAATAAGTCAAGTCTTTGAGAGCAGTGCATAGAAAACCAATTTTGCTTGCACAGATGTCAAAAtaaatgcagtttacagaattatcATGTTCTTTTATCACTGCCAAGTTAGATGCAAACTAGCGGCCTTGTTTCTCTTTCCCTGTACTTTTGGCAATTTCTTTAAATAAAACTGATTGACTAAATCGGAATGTTTCATTGAACAGTCGGTGGATTCTAACTTCTTCATAATTCAACAAACCTCCCCAACATCAGTTCAGTGGATGTCAAGCACAACAATTACTCCTTTCTCATGTATAAATATAAGAGCTCCCGAAGTGAAGCTTCCGTTTAAAAGCCACCATGGTAAGAGGGCACTGACCTTCCTGGAGGAGCTTTCCAAAGGCTGCACTCAGTTCGAGCAGCAGGGCCGTGCTGCCAATGTCCGAGTCACCCCATGCATCGCGGCCGGCACCCACCAGCACGTAGCGGTCGGGCTCAACACGCCCGCGCACGTAGCCAACCAGGTCAAACACGGAATGGTTTCGCAGCATGTTGTGCAACTGCAGCTCGGCCTCGACAGGGCCAGGTCCAGCGCCAAGGGCAGCACCGCCCTCACCACCCAAGGAGCCCTGCATTTGCGCAGTGACTGGTGGTCCCCCTATGTGCCTGCAAAAAGTTTGATGACGTTAggggaaaaaatgtttttcttttttaaatttttgcacTACCCAcatcacgatgactgtcgatgttAATGttattagcattgaagcaatgtaggaACACACTGCACTGCCGCTGCAGAGATCCTTTATGTACACCAGCCGGGTTCCTCTCACACTTCCCACATAAAACACTACGCCATCTAACACCGCCACAAAGTCCACGTGTGGGGTGGGTGTGAATTAagacaagattgtctgaatatatatgttGCAGGTTGGATAAATTTTTAATTGTTTTTGTGTCATTAAAGCAGTacatacccagtggtacatacccattAACCTAAGTTAGTGTGAAAGAGGTTCAGTGGAGAGTGCGACAGATTGGTCCCGCAGGTCACTGGCTGGGTCCTTACCACCTCCTCTGTGGAGGCTGAGGAAGCAGCCATTGCCCTGGCCATCTCCCCCCCTCTGCCACACACATCTTTAGCGATTCACATCATGCCTTCTAGCTCGGATGGCATTTTATACACTTAaatgtatttactgcaaatgacagaTGCCTTTCTACAGTAAAAGGGTCCTCAACAGAGTCGAACCATCACACTTACCGCAGCAAAATCTCAGCCACGTTGGCACTGATGGTCTGCACTGGCACTGTAGGCAGGTACAGCTGCTCCCGAGGTAGCCGGTGTGCAGACACTGCGAGGAAGTCAAATTGTGTTGGGCATGGCCACGCGTTGCCTCATGTGCAATTGGACACAGAAGCAAACAATCATGAGAGCTAAATCAGGAGCTAATCACTAGCACTCGTGATTGTTGGCTCCTGTGTCCATGTCAAGCTCACGCTGCTTGCAACCATCAACTTGCACCAACTGGCCTGATTTACAGTGTTAAAACAAGGGATGCCTTAGGCTGGTGCCACAATGTAAATTGTATCACAGTGAAACAAAAACACCTGTCTTTGAAGTATGCACACAGGCACATTGTGCCAACCAAGCAGCCACACGTCTGACCACAGGAACATCTTAACAAGATGTTTAGCTGTCGCTAGATTTATGCTATCAGTGGGCAGTGCCATTCATCAATCCACATCAACACCTATCTACCATCTGCCACCTGTGCACGCACAAAGCTGATGCAAGATGTGGCAATGGTGCATTAACCATATGAACATAGGATGCATCACACATTCCTGCACACAATGTGCACGAACCAGTGCATACAGGTAGGGACTTGATGAATGCAGCACTTGCAAGCTCACTGCTGGCCACAGTTAAACAAGGATGACGCCAAGATGGAAACAAAGCATAAAGATGCCACAGCTGAGAATCTTGTCTATGCCACAGTTAACAGCAACCTCTGACCTCTTGGAGGACTACCCTGGACTACGCAGAGAGATTGTAGTATAAACTGGCCATGAACAATCTTTAATGCATTACATGTGCGAACCAGGGCCTCCAcataacaagtaaaaaaaaaagaagaatactactactaaaaaagaaaatgataagaCTGAGACGAAACTTTCAGCAAAATTCCACATACAAATAGTTGCCAGCAAACGAACGTCACGTTAAATGTGTCACTGTGTGATTCACTCTGTCGGTACAAATTCAGCACACACAAAAAACCTAAGTGTTGTATGAATATCTTAAAGCATAACAATAAAAAAtgtttctctcgttctttcttaCTGCAGGTAGCACAAAGGGCGCTCAGCTGCCGCTTATGACAATGCCAGGAGCCTTTTCTTCAACCCTCTCAGGCCAAACTACATGTACGCGTGCCGATGCGTGAAAGCTCGCGCCCATACGCCTTGCATTTGCTGCGCTTCGGTAGTAATGGCGGTTTGAACCTACAAGATGGGCGTCAGCGCAGGCCCACTTGGCTCACGTTTTCGCCTTGGCAGACATCGCttcgtctggtgcctcgtgccaaacatacccaagccaagacaatcAATTAGCAATcatcctgttgttgctatgcAGACGCATCTCGTTAGGCCTAGAACGCCGAAATCGCAGAACGATGTAAAAAATTGGACGAGCTATGtgctcataactaacgtttcaggtgagtttagagctcatttcaatagttactggagATCGAAGTGAGTGAGGACGTAGCCATCATAAGATTTCATGCTGAAGCGGGAgtgatgggtgccgccatgttggacAACGCTATTTTCTAGCATGCGTAAACATTAGATATCTGTGCTCAAGCCCCGCTTTGATGCGTACGATCTCTCCTGCACCATATGCGCATGCAAGGCGCGAGCTTTCGTACATGTAGTTTGGACTTTAAATGTTGTGCCCCAATATATTCATCTGCCTTGCCTTGTTGCTGCCTTTTCGTGCTGCAGGAAATTgtgaataagtaaataaataaaatgcacacCCCTGGCCATGCCCGAAAggtcagagtttttttttttttttttttaaagaagaaacGCCTGTACACTGGCTGTGCCATCCACGTCAAAGTTTGTTACACCAAACCCTTATGGCAGGTTTTGTCCTTACATGACACATGGCGCGTGACAAACCTTACAGCCTGTTGGTGTTAACACGCTTACATCTCTCATTTTTCAACTCTGGTCCACGCTGACAATGCTCGACCTACTGAATgtcaccgtggtgcgcagttcaaatttgattttggatgttcacgcaGACGTCACTACTTCCAATTTTGCTGCCTATGACGTGTCAAATGCAGTTGTCCTCAACGAGCCGCCGTGCGCTCAGTCAGCTGACCGCAGCTTCAACTGCTGTGCATATGCACAGTGTTTGCTTCGTGCACGACAGGGCTTAAGTGCGTGCTtacgctcatatgctccagtctggccatgctacatGGTCAGGAGTCAGCGCAGGAGGAGCAGCCAGGAGTCAGCGCGCAATGGCAAgtgtgcgtgtggtctgaccttaagctCGCTGACTGTTCAAAACTAGTTGAAATTAGCGAGGCCCAACGGCTACGAGATCGATAAGCAGGGTGGGCAAAGTTTAATTCCTATACGGGTGGctgcggccgagcgtgagcagacaatAGTCtacttcttctggaagtacgtaaTTAATATTGAAAATCGAAAGCATATTTTAGTTTAAATCAGCCTGTTTGTTAAAGTGCGTCAATAAATAGACACAATAACAGTAGGAAGaatgcactgatccaaacacccttcttgattgatgtcagctattggctaACAGTGGCCACGTATGaaaatctgctatattacgaaataaagcgtccagaaaagagtttTTCGTGAATGTTGCTGTTGGTTCATCTTGTGCTCGAATAGAATCTGCAGCGGTATTCTTGGGCACATCACTTTCAAAGATATCACTTTTGCAAGATTTCGCGTGACTAGGCACTGCATACGTCGGCACATATGGCCGTCACTGTTTTTTGTGCTATGCCAAGCTCACTATCTGCCCACAGGGCCAAAAACGCTGTCGGCCACATACTGATGTGGCCAACAACTCTGATGGAGAGTCTCGTGAAAGTGATAGTATAAGTATCACTTGAGAAAACCGCCTGTCTGCTTAGTATCTGTGGTCAATGAAGCGCAAATGGCGAAGACGACGCACCACTTTCATTATAAAGCTAATTAAACAAAATTTGCTTCTGTGATGGTAAATTCAGCACTTCTTGTTATTTATGATTGCGAACGCAGTGGGGCGAGGGGGGGGAACATGCTATATTTTGCTTTTTAAATCGAGGGCACAATACATATAGGTGCACTTCGGTGCATTTTTATTTTGTTACTTTAATCCCACGAAAAATGGGTCTGCATTAGATTCAGGGGGGCGTTAGAATTAGGTAAATAAGATAGTAAATTACtcttatacaaaaaaaaaaaaaaaagaagcccctGTTACCATAACAGGGTTCTTGGCAAGCGAGAAAAATTGCAAAAACAAAAGACAGGCGGCAAGGCCACTTTGGACTTTTGATACCAGGTTGTCTTGACATTATGTATTTTGATGGAATCTGCTCAGGTCTAGTCATCTTCTTTGtcagtaaagatggactacatagTATTCTAAAGGAGCCGTAGACTTAGCAAGTTTCAAGGACATTTACTCAGCCTTGACAGCCCAAAGATATACTTTCAAATCCATGATGTCTACTACTGACATGCCAGTACTGGAGTTTCGGCTTGAAATTCAAGAACTGGAACTTTAAccgtcattttctcttctaataataaACCTATTCTCACTAAATCAGCGACAATGATATTTTGAAGTAATACTTATCAGTCTTAACGGAATTTTTCTCTTTCGTGTCCCTTCAAATAAACGATGATGATTTACACTTCCAACTGACCTACGGCAGGGTAACCGGGGGTCTGCGGATCCCCCAGGAGTGGACCCAGGGGACTGGCACTGTGACTTCCATCAGGTGGCAGCCACCACCAGGCGGCACTACCATCCTGCTCTGTAGGGTAGCTTGGAGGCAGTGGCCGAAACTCGCGAGGGTCTGGGTACAACAGGACGGCACGTGCGCCCACCCGTTGCGCCATGGCAAGTTGCCGGCCCAAGGGCTCTGTGCCTAGCCGCACGAGCAAGACACTGCCATCAAGTGTTACATTGGAGCCATGCAGCCAGTCCACATCAGATACCTGCAGACGACCTGCGTACACCAGGGGGCCCTGCACGACAGGTTAGCATTAGCGCACATCAATAACCACGGCCCCTAGCACTAAACTCTATGTCACAATAAAATAATGCTATGCTCCCCTTCTACATACATTTTTCCTTGTACATACATTACACATGCATGTAATATGCACCCACTGTAACTTTTACTACAATGTTTGACATTGCATAAGATTtctattttaaagcgaagcttttgttGCGAATCACCCTGCGCCTCTCTTGCTGGTTGTGGCTGCCGCCttctgctgctgcttgtgtgttCGCACCGAATAGCTCACACTCAGCTGTGGGACGGCGGCGCCATCTAAGAGCAATGACTCACACTACTTTGCCCATAGCAGTGGAAGGTCGAGAGGGGGGGAGTCGTTGGCCACTGAGGGGGAGGGTGAAAGGAAGTTGAGACGGGAGAAAGGACGCCGGAGGAGATGGCCTCACATTGTGCATGCGTTGCGCCACCTGGCAACCGCATGGACGGTCACAGCTGCACCTCCAAGAGGAGGTCGGGTACCCCAAGCAAATGGCGCAGAAAGCCAGCTTGCCTCTTTCAACCCCCATAATGCTGGTTGCGTTCAAAGGTGCATTGCACTCTTCGCCAACATGAATAAAGCGCTCAGTTTCACTTTGCACTCATATTGAATAAACACAAACACGTGTTTCAGCACTCCTTATGCATTTACAGAAAGCTTCACTGTACAGTGTTACGACGCGAGAAAAACAGGTTTTATTAAACAGGCTTCAGGGCGAGCCTCAGATAGGCAAAAAGCGTTCTCTTTCTTGTCTTCTCCACTCACACTCCTTCTTCTTCCACTCATGCGGCTACCTTGACCGTAATATTTttctcccctcctagacgaagcctGTCGGGAAAGTCAGTTAAGTTCTCGGAGTGAAGGGCATGAGACGAGCGAcgtgcacaacctcagtcttggcggagcgccaTCCCGTTGCAGTGAtacgcgccagtcgataatttacttcactgagctggtcaacaataacgtacgggccagtatagttggcgaGAAGTTTCCGACATAGGCCACGTTTGTGCACCAGACACTATAGCgagactagatcccctggagaataggtgacatcccaATGGTGCCTGTTGTACCATGCTTTTGACCagtcttgcgaagccagagtatGTATGCAGgcaagcgtcgagcttcttcagaAAGACACAGTCTTGacgatggtgagatcgtcgtgggtggagaaagaaaatatggtgtccagtgtgtcACGGCAGACGAGTGTAGAGcaggaaaaacgggctgtagccacTAGTCTTGTGCTTTGCAGTGTTAAAGGTGTATGTAATGAAgggcaaaatgtcgtcccagtaTTTATGGTCTGATAAATAATACTGTAATAATAGATTCCAAATGAGCACGTTGGATATGCTGCATTCTTTTACAAACACTGCTGCTGCAAAACACTGCCT encodes the following:
- the LOC119466329 gene encoding aminopeptidase NAALADL1-like, with product MSAQYRPYRDEDNGGDSEPMTWPDHEPTGAVQIYEKTTEDIRVVSHRNLVIGGLGIALLGVLAGLLVGYFAHTEHSGCVRGKSVAIHAVYDADPSIRARLLALVSADGINRTAGQLLEVRTDSEIVDLLQQRWKEQGLEAVQQHTYEVLLSFPDSSRPNRLRHFENSSDAAGTTVDLFSEDHRPYVAYCTANGPIRGPLVYAGRLQVSDVDWLHGSNVTLDGSVLLVRLGTEPLGRQLAMAQRVGARAVLLYPDPREFRPLPPSYPTEQDGSAAWWWLPPDGSHSASPLGPLLGDPQTPGYPAVVSAHRLPREQLYLPTVPVQTISANVAEILLRHIGGPPVTAQMQGSLGGEGGAALGAGPGPVEAELQLHNMLRNHSVFDLVGYVRGRVEPDRYVLVGAGRDAWGDSDIGSTALLLELSAAFGKLLQEGQCPLTMVAFKRKLHFGSSYIYT